In Carettochelys insculpta isolate YL-2023 chromosome 11, ASM3395843v1, whole genome shotgun sequence, a genomic segment contains:
- the VHL gene encoding von Hippel-Lindau disease tumor suppressor codes for MPQERAEEARGQLLRSVNTREPSHVIFCNRSPRLVMPVWLDFEGQPRPYPVLQPGTGRRMHSYLEHLWLFRDAKTGDGLLVNQTELFVPTRNVNGQPIFANITLPVFSLKERCLQVVRSLVKPVDYRRLDIVRSLYEDLENYPNIRKDLQRLSLERSKIRNGAPDLK; via the exons ATGCCGCAGGAGCGGGCGGAGGAAGCTAGGGGACAGCTCCTGCGTTCTGTGAACACGCGGGAGCCCTCTCACGTGATCTTTTGTAATCGGAGCCCCCGGCTGGTCATGCCCGTCTGGCTGGACTTCGAGGGCCAGCCACGGCCCTACCCGGTGCTGCAGCCGGGCACCGGCCGCCGGATGCACAGTTACCTAG AACATCTTTGGCTGTTCAGAGATGCAAAAACAGGCGATGGACTTCTTGTCAATCAGACAGAACTGTTCGTTCCTACTCGCAATGTGAATGGCCAGCCCATATTTGCAAATATCACACTTCCAG TGTTCAGTCTGAAAGAGAGATGTCTTCAGGTTGTTCGCAGTCTGGTAAAACCAGTGGACTACAGGAGATTGGATATCGTTCGATCATTATATGAAGATCTGGAAAATTATCCCAATATTCGGAAAGATCTTCAAAGACTTTCTCTGGAAAGAAGTAAAATAAGAAATGGAGCCCCTGATTTGAAATGA
- the LOC142019222 gene encoding cyclic nucleotide-binding domain-containing protein 2-like translates to MLITLQPVKAFGNYSTMIQKKVAKAAWYSRESIHFRYDSCQVMIQQGYMPHSFYICLSGSATVIKKNNDSGQVKPAWFFSQGDAFGDREIINGDSWRTTVIIQEPAEFLCIDREDFIKIFLYNGKKVFGDPEQMWFLRSLRYFKGWPIHLLEDNPEKCVICHYRRGAVILRNSNVTEWIYIVKEGSCSVLKIFKDDSCLSSRVPANRMMQTKAGMHTSLRKTEMPVIIAIDTLLQGAVFGLLDFLFEDQPNLCVVSNGAECLKISKKFYLHHASKDLLQKLRKKECSYPSEMELKEQLQQEIQWQIFRKAALTNTVQQIQLKRNLLQHS, encoded by the exons ATGTTAATCACGCTGCAGCCTGTGAAGGCTTTTGGAAATTATTCCACAATGATTCAGAAGAAAGTGGCGAAGGCTGCATGGTATTCAAG GGAATCTATCCATTTTAGGTATGACTCCTGCCAAGTGATGATCCAACAGGGCTACATGCCACATTCCTTCTATATCTGTCTCTCAGGATCTG CAACAGTTATCAAGAAGAACAATGACAGTGGCCAGGTGAAGCCTGCTTGGTTCTTTAGTCAAGGGGATGCGTTTGGG gatAGAGAGATTATAAATGGTGACTCTTGGCGAACAACTGTTATTATTCAGGAACCAGCTGAATTTCTCTGTATTGACCGAGAG GATTTCATCAAGATTTTCCTGTACAATGGGAAAAAAGTGTTTGGAGACCCTGAGCAGATGTGGTTTCTGAG AAGTCTGCGCTATTTTAAAGGTTGGCCCATCCATCTCTTGGAAGACAATCCTGAGAAATGTGTTATCTGCCATTACAG AAGAGGGGCTGTCATTCTGAGAAACAGTAATGTGACTGAATGGATTTACATTGTGAAAGAA GGAAGTTGTTCTGTACTGAAGATTTTTAAAGATGACTCTTGCTTAAGCAGCAGAGTGCCTGCCAACAGAATGATGCAAACTAAAGCTGGCA TGCACACATCTTTGAGAAAAACCGAGATGCCTGTGATCATAGCTATAGACACcttgctgcagggagctgtgttT GGGCTGTTAGACTTTCTCTTTGAGGATCAGCCCAATTTGTGTGTAGTTAGTAATGGAGCTGAGTGTCTTAAGATCTCAAAGAAGTTTTACCTGCATCATGCCTCCAAAGATCTTCTGCAGAAATTGCGAAAAAAA GAATGCTCCTATCCCAGTGAGATGGAGCTAAAggaacagctgcagcaggagataCAATGGCAGATTTTTCGCAAAGCAGCTTTGACAAATACAGTTCAACAAATTCAGCTGAAACGCAACCTGCTTCAACATTCCTAA